In Proteus vulgaris, one DNA window encodes the following:
- a CDS encoding basic amino acid/polyamine antiporter, translating to MNKKLGLISLTALVLSSMVGAGVFSLPQNMAEVASPAALIIGWVITGVGILFLATSLLLLSRLRPDLDGGIFTYAKEGFGEFVGFCSAWGYWVCAVVANVSYLVIVFAAFSFFTDSPENVIFGDGNTWQALIGESILLWVVHFLILRGVQTAASINLMATMAKLIPLGLFVIVALLAFNMDIFTLDFQGINMGIPVWDQVKNTMLITLWVFIGIEGAVVVSARAKNRRDVGLATVLAVVIALVIYILVTLLSQGLVSQADLAAMKNPSMAPLLVQLIGSMGEIIIAAGLILSVCGAYLSWTIMAAEVPYIAALHHSFPKQLGKQNKNDAPSSSLWFTNLAVQFSLVLIWLTGSNYNTLLTIASEMILVPYFLVGAFLFKVAIARSSRALLLIAIPASLYGLWLLYASGVINLLLSVVLYAPGILMFLYTRKQYKDNKPLLLGEKILLVLVLFGAIPALGYLSLY from the coding sequence TTGAATAAGAAACTTGGCTTAATATCACTCACCGCGTTAGTGTTAAGCTCAATGGTTGGTGCAGGTGTATTCAGTTTGCCTCAAAATATGGCTGAAGTTGCTAGCCCTGCTGCATTGATTATCGGCTGGGTAATAACGGGTGTTGGGATACTCTTTCTTGCCACGTCTTTATTGCTTCTCTCTCGCCTGCGACCTGATCTTGACGGTGGTATTTTCACTTACGCTAAAGAAGGATTTGGTGAGTTTGTTGGTTTCTGCTCTGCATGGGGTTATTGGGTTTGCGCAGTTGTCGCTAACGTTTCTTATCTTGTTATTGTTTTTGCAGCCTTCAGTTTTTTTACAGATTCCCCTGAAAATGTCATTTTTGGTGATGGGAATACTTGGCAGGCCTTAATAGGAGAATCCATATTACTTTGGGTTGTCCATTTTCTTATCTTACGTGGTGTACAAACAGCCGCCAGTATTAATTTAATGGCAACAATGGCAAAACTTATTCCGCTAGGATTATTTGTTATTGTCGCCCTATTAGCTTTCAATATGGATATATTTACCCTTGATTTTCAAGGAATAAATATGGGTATTCCTGTTTGGGACCAAGTTAAAAATACAATGCTGATCACGCTATGGGTATTTATTGGTATTGAAGGTGCCGTTGTCGTTTCTGCAAGAGCTAAAAATCGACGAGATGTTGGTTTAGCGACTGTACTTGCCGTTGTTATTGCTCTGGTTATTTATATTCTTGTGACACTTTTATCACAAGGTTTAGTCAGTCAAGCTGATTTAGCCGCAATGAAAAACCCATCAATGGCTCCTCTGCTTGTACAACTGATTGGTAGTATGGGTGAAATAATTATTGCCGCAGGTCTTATTTTATCTGTTTGTGGTGCATATTTAAGCTGGACAATTATGGCCGCTGAAGTTCCCTATATCGCAGCATTGCATCATTCATTTCCTAAACAACTCGGTAAGCAAAATAAAAATGATGCACCATCATCTTCATTATGGTTTACCAACTTAGCTGTTCAATTCTCTTTAGTGTTAATTTGGCTAACAGGAAGTAACTACAACACTCTACTGACTATCGCCTCAGAGATGATCCTTGTTCCTTATTTCTTAGTGGGTGCTTTTCTATTTAAAGTTGCTATTGCGCGTAGTAGCCGTGCTTTATTACTGATAGCTATACCCGCAAGTTTATATGGTTTATGGTTACTTTATGCGTCAGGTGTTATTAATTTATTGTTATCTGTTGTGCTTTACGCACCAGGTATCTTGATGTTTTTATATACACGCAAACAATATAAAGACAATAAACCCTTACTGTTAGGTGAGAAGATCCTGTTGGTACTTGTGTTATTTGGTGCTATTCCTGCATTAGGTTACTTATCTCTTTACTAA
- a CDS encoding FMN-dependent NADH-azoreductase, with the protein MKKILVLKSSILDNYSHSNKMADYLIENWQNNHKDDLITVRDLAKDAVPTLDQATLFAFGKETAMLSDEQKVARALSDELISELKAHDIIVITAPMYNFSIPAQLKHYIDYIARAGETFKYTEAGSVGLLEDKQAVILTSRGGIHKDKPSDLIVPYLTQFLAFIGINDVQFIMAEGTAFGEEHTQQSHLQAQKEIDTVISTKNITAK; encoded by the coding sequence ATGAAAAAGATCCTTGTACTGAAATCAAGTATTTTAGATAACTACTCACACAGCAATAAAATGGCTGATTACTTGATTGAAAATTGGCAAAATAACCATAAAGATGACCTGATTACTGTACGTGATCTCGCTAAAGATGCAGTACCAACATTAGACCAAGCTACTTTATTCGCTTTTGGAAAAGAAACAGCAATGCTATCTGATGAACAAAAAGTTGCCAGAGCATTATCTGATGAATTAATTAGCGAATTAAAAGCTCATGATATCATTGTTATCACGGCACCAATGTATAACTTCTCAATTCCGGCACAGTTAAAACATTACATTGATTATATCGCTCGTGCAGGTGAAACATTTAAATACACCGAAGCGGGTTCTGTAGGTTTACTTGAAGATAAACAAGCGGTTATATTAACGAGCCGTGGTGGTATTCATAAAGATAAGCCTTCTGATCTGATAGTTCCATACCTTACACAGTTTTTAGCTTTTATCGGTATCAATGACGTACAATTTATTATGGCTGAAGGTACAGCCTTTGGTGAAGAGCACACACAGCAATCCCATCTGCAAGCACAAAAAGAAATTGATACTGTGATTAGTACAAAAAATATCACCGCAAAATAA
- the ydgH gene encoding DUF1471 family protein YdgH, protein MKLKTSVIAAAMLSLTNITVAQAAQELTPEQAAELKPFERITVIGRFNAIYEAADAVSRRADKVGADSFYIQGLDDISDSGNMSVTADLYHKDAPKAEEESYRVFHGVTELPKPEAILLQPFDTVSIRGYFPTTPDINDAIAKAAAKKGAASFFIVRNVSTNDGGNQEVTAYIYKKDAPKRAIQAPEAVVPYDSDAGRALIAEGGVAANKVEKPGLASNTDFDRSVGAFADTQTSSASGRYTVTLPDGTEIQEVNKAAAALMDPFDTITFSGYFVNSPEISYQVAKRAAAKGAKYYHITNEWQSDGGTVTITADLFK, encoded by the coding sequence ATGAAGCTGAAAACCTCAGTCATCGCAGCAGCGATGTTATCTTTAACTAATATCACTGTTGCGCAGGCTGCTCAGGAATTAACCCCCGAACAAGCTGCAGAACTAAAACCATTTGAAAGAATTACAGTTATCGGTCGTTTTAACGCTATTTATGAAGCCGCTGATGCGGTATCTCGTCGTGCGGATAAAGTCGGTGCTGATAGTTTCTACATTCAAGGCCTAGATGATATTAGTGATAGTGGCAACATGAGTGTTACTGCTGATCTATACCATAAAGATGCACCCAAAGCAGAAGAAGAAAGCTATCGTGTTTTTCATGGCGTAACTGAATTACCAAAACCTGAAGCAATTCTGTTACAACCATTTGATACTGTTTCTATCCGTGGTTACTTCCCAACAACTCCAGATATTAACGATGCAATTGCAAAAGCGGCGGCTAAAAAAGGTGCTGCATCATTCTTTATTGTACGTAATGTATCGACAAATGATGGTGGTAACCAAGAAGTTACAGCTTATATCTACAAAAAAGATGCGCCTAAACGCGCTATTCAAGCACCAGAAGCAGTTGTTCCCTATGATTCTGATGCCGGTCGCGCACTTATTGCAGAAGGCGGAGTCGCTGCTAATAAAGTTGAGAAACCAGGTCTTGCATCAAACACTGATTTTGATAGAAGCGTAGGTGCATTTGCTGATACCCAAACTTCGAGTGCAAGTGGTCGTTACACTGTAACATTACCTGATGGCACTGAAATTCAAGAAGTTAACAAAGCTGCTGCTGCGTTAATGGATCCTTTTGATACCATTACATTTAGCGGGTACTTTGTAAACTCACCAGAAATTTCTTATCAGGTTGCTAAACGTGCAGCCGCAAAAGGTGCCAAGTATTACCATATTACCAATGAATGGCAAAGTGATGGTGGTACAGTCACTATTACTGCTGACTTATTCAAGTAA
- the pntA gene encoding Re/Si-specific NAD(P)(+) transhydrogenase subunit alpha, which translates to MRIGIPKERLSNETRVAATPATVTQLIKLGFTVAIENSAGIASSFEDKAYQDAGAEILDLQNVWQSDIILKVNAPLDNEITLLQEGATLVSFIWPAQNAPLLEKLAEKNINVMAMDSVPRISRAQSLDALSSMANIAGYRAVVEAAHEFGRFFTGQITAAGKVPPAKVMVIGAGVAGLAAIGAAGSLGAIVRAFDTRPEVKEQVQSMGAEFLELDFKEEAGSGDGYAKVMSKAFIDAEMALFAEQAKDVDIIITTALIPGKPAPRLITKEMVDSMKPGSVVVDLAAQNGGNCEYTVPNEVFTTEHGVKIIGYTDLAARLPAQSSQLYGTNLVNLLKLLCKEKDGNINIDFDDVVIRGVTVIRAGEVTWPAPPIQVSAQPKATPAAKPQEKPVAKPVSPWKKYGLLAIAFLLFAWLANVAPKEFLSHFTVFALSCVVGYYVVWNVSHSLHTPLMSVTNAISGIIVVGAVLQIGSGGWVSLFSFVAILIASINIFGGFTVTQRMLKMFRKG; encoded by the coding sequence ATGCGAATTGGTATACCCAAAGAGCGACTTTCTAATGAAACAAGGGTTGCGGCAACACCTGCCACAGTAACTCAACTCATAAAATTAGGATTTACAGTCGCAATTGAAAATAGTGCTGGTATTGCTTCAAGCTTTGAAGATAAAGCTTATCAAGACGCTGGTGCTGAGATCCTCGACCTCCAAAATGTTTGGCAGTCAGACATTATTTTGAAGGTAAATGCACCGCTTGATAATGAAATAACATTATTACAAGAAGGTGCAACGTTAGTGAGTTTTATATGGCCAGCACAAAATGCGCCATTGCTCGAAAAACTAGCTGAAAAGAACATTAACGTTATGGCCATGGATAGTGTGCCACGTATTTCTCGTGCACAATCTCTTGACGCGTTGAGCTCGATGGCAAACATTGCAGGTTATCGTGCTGTTGTTGAAGCCGCTCATGAATTTGGTCGATTCTTCACGGGACAAATTACTGCAGCTGGTAAAGTACCACCAGCTAAAGTGATGGTTATTGGTGCCGGTGTTGCAGGTCTTGCTGCGATTGGTGCAGCAGGAAGTCTTGGCGCAATTGTTCGTGCATTTGATACTCGTCCTGAAGTTAAAGAACAAGTTCAAAGTATGGGCGCTGAGTTTCTGGAACTTGATTTTAAGGAAGAAGCAGGCAGTGGTGATGGTTATGCCAAGGTAATGTCAAAAGCCTTTATTGATGCTGAAATGGCGTTATTTGCAGAACAAGCAAAAGATGTTGATATCATCATTACAACCGCATTAATCCCAGGAAAGCCAGCACCTCGTTTAATCACGAAAGAAATGGTTGATTCAATGAAGCCAGGGAGTGTGGTTGTTGATCTTGCTGCCCAAAATGGGGGGAACTGTGAATATACCGTACCGAATGAAGTCTTTACGACAGAACATGGTGTGAAAATTATTGGTTATACAGATCTTGCAGCTCGCTTGCCGGCACAATCGTCTCAGCTTTACGGTACTAACTTAGTCAATTTACTGAAATTACTTTGTAAAGAGAAAGATGGCAACATCAATATTGATTTTGATGATGTTGTTATTCGAGGCGTCACTGTTATTCGTGCCGGTGAAGTCACATGGCCTGCACCACCGATTCAAGTTTCAGCACAGCCTAAAGCTACGCCTGCTGCGAAACCACAAGAGAAACCCGTTGCTAAACCTGTTTCACCTTGGAAGAAATACGGCTTATTAGCTATTGCTTTCTTATTATTTGCATGGCTTGCCAATGTTGCACCAAAAGAATTTTTATCTCACTTTACGGTATTCGCGCTTTCTTGTGTGGTGGGATATTACGTTGTTTGGAATGTTAGCCATTCATTGCATACACCATTGATGTCAGTTACAAACGCAATTTCAGGCATTATCGTTGTCGGTGCTGTACTCCAAATTGGGAGTGGTGGTTGGGTTAGCCTCTTTTCGTTTGTCGCAATTTTAATTGCGAGTATTAATATTTTTGGTGGATTTACTGTTACTCAACGTATGTTGAAAATGTTCCGTAAAGGATAA
- a CDS encoding fimbrial biogenesis chaperone, with product MIKKTKLTILSIFSILPIYGYTSIEINKDKFIFIESNNQEIIEIKNNTNSDYFIQSWISYYDENNDDELPFMITPPLFKIEKDENYSLKIFKIDEIEKKDRETLYRINIKRIPVLSDSNENLLHISMNSVYNLIYRPTSIEKNAKDAYNKIEFLKNKSNELIINNPTPYFITLLNISCNDVLLVNKSKTIPPFKKWNTKNKIKKDGLIKWKTIDQFGVEINATDKAIINED from the coding sequence ATGATTAAAAAAACAAAACTGACTATATTATCTATATTTAGCATTCTTCCTATTTATGGTTACACGTCAATAGAAATAAATAAGGATAAATTTATTTTTATCGAAAGCAACAATCAAGAAATTATCGAAATAAAAAATAATACAAATAGTGACTACTTTATACAAAGCTGGATTTCATACTATGATGAGAATAATGATGATGAACTACCTTTTATGATCACTCCCCCACTATTTAAAATAGAGAAAGATGAAAACTATTCCTTGAAAATTTTTAAAATAGATGAAATAGAAAAAAAAGATAGAGAAACGCTATATAGAATAAACATTAAAAGAATACCAGTACTATCTGATTCAAATGAAAATTTATTACATATATCAATGAACTCTGTCTATAACTTAATATACAGACCGACATCAATAGAAAAAAATGCAAAAGATGCCTATAATAAAATCGAGTTTTTAAAAAACAAAAGTAACGAGCTTATTATAAACAATCCTACACCCTACTTTATTACTTTGCTTAATATCAGTTGCAATGATGTATTATTGGTTAATAAAAGTAAAACAATACCACCATTTAAAAAATGGAACACAAAAAATAAAATTAAAAAAGATGGATTGATAAAATGGAAAACTATAGATCAGTTTGGTGTGGAAATAAATGCAACAGATAAGGCCATAATTAATGAAGATTAA
- the hrpA gene encoding ATP-dependent RNA helicase HrpA, which translates to MTLSSAMLYQEIEQLSLREQHRLRKRLRGVAKINNEESKQAVLSEIKQDITTAQQMIIRRQANCPEITYPENLPVSQKKDAIYNAIRDNQVVIIAGETGSGKTTQIPKVCLELGRGIKGFIGHTQPRRLAARSVAERIAHELKSTLGESVGYKVRFSDHVGDNTLVKLMTDGILLAELQQDKLLLQYDTIIIDEAHERSLNIDFILGYLKQLLPKRPDLKVIITSATIDPERFSKHFSQAPIIEVSGRTYPVEVRYRPIGGDELDSDKDMTDGIIDAIDELSRESAGDILIFMSGEREIRDTADALNKLQLRHTEVLPLFARLSNSEQNRIFHPHNGRRIILATNVAETSLTVPGIKYVIDTGFARVSRYSYRTKVQRLPIEPISQASANQRKGRCGRVSDGICIRLYSEDDFISRAEFTDPEILRTNLASVILQMTSIGLGDIGAFPFVQPPDKRNIQDGVRLLEELGALQEGTDNNGAYRLTPMGKQLAQLPIDPRLARMVLEARKYGAVKELMVITSALSIQDPRERPMDKQQASDEKHRRFQDKDSDFLSFLNMWDYLKTQQKELSHSQFRKLCRQEFLNFMRVREWQDVYTQLRQVVKELGFPVNSEPADFRSVHVALLSGLLSHIGQKDADKQEFTGARNARFSIYPGSGLFKKPPKWTMVAELVETSRLWGRIAARIEPEWIEPIAEHLVKHQYSEPHWSKAQGAVMANEKVTLYGLPIVASRPINYSQIDPLLCRELFIRHALVEGDWQTRHAFFRDNLKLRTEVEELEHKSRRRDILVDDETMFTFYDQRIPQDVVSSRHFDKWWKEAQKTSPDLLNFEKSMLIKDDAKRVSALDYPNYWQQDNLKLRLTYQFEPGTAADGVTVHIPLPILNQVKDEGFDWQIPGIRHELIVALIKSLPKPIRRNFVPAPNYASAFLERVPQVEGDLLDRLEKELRRMTGVTVDRESWQLDQVAEHLKMTFRVVGDKNKILAESKDLNKLKENLKEKVQETLSAVADDGIEQQNLHIWSFGDLPQRYEQKRGGYSVKAYPALVDEKNSVGIKLFETETEQQASMWEGVRRLLLLNIPSPIKYLHEKLPNKAKLGLYFNPYGKVLDLIDDCIACGVDKLISSYGGLIWQEDEYQKLQEYVRAELNDAVVDIAKQVEAILTQVFAINKRLKGRVDISVAFALSDIKAQLGQLVFPGFVTSHGWKRLADIPRYLSAIEKRMEKLAIDPNRDRAQMSRVENVIQQWQQWLGKLTEKQKQQDDVQNIRWMIEELRVSLFAQQIGTPYPISDKRILQAIEQISFN; encoded by the coding sequence GTGACATTATCATCTGCCATGCTCTATCAAGAAATAGAGCAATTATCGTTGCGGGAGCAGCATCGGTTAAGAAAACGTCTACGTGGCGTCGCTAAAATTAATAATGAAGAGTCCAAACAGGCGGTATTAAGTGAAATTAAGCAAGATATCACCACAGCACAACAGATGATAATTCGCCGCCAAGCTAATTGTCCTGAAATTACTTACCCAGAAAATCTTCCAGTTAGTCAAAAGAAAGATGCTATTTATAATGCAATAAGAGATAACCAAGTCGTTATTATTGCAGGGGAAACTGGCTCTGGTAAGACAACACAGATCCCTAAAGTTTGTCTTGAATTAGGTCGAGGGATCAAAGGATTTATTGGTCATACTCAACCGCGTCGTTTAGCTGCACGTTCAGTGGCTGAACGTATCGCTCATGAATTAAAAAGTACGTTAGGAGAATCTGTAGGTTATAAGGTTCGTTTTAGCGATCATGTTGGTGACAATACACTTGTTAAATTGATGACTGATGGAATTTTGTTAGCAGAATTACAACAAGACAAACTGTTACTGCAATATGACACGATCATTATCGATGAAGCTCATGAACGTAGTTTAAATATCGATTTCATTCTTGGCTATTTAAAACAGCTATTACCTAAACGTCCTGATTTAAAAGTCATCATTACATCAGCAACCATTGATCCTGAGCGTTTTTCTAAACACTTTAGTCAAGCTCCAATTATTGAAGTATCAGGTAGAACTTATCCTGTTGAAGTGAGGTATCGCCCAATTGGTGGTGATGAACTGGATAGCGATAAGGATATGACTGATGGGATTATTGATGCTATTGATGAATTAAGCCGAGAAAGTGCGGGTGATATTCTTATTTTTATGAGTGGTGAACGAGAAATTCGCGATACTGCTGATGCTTTGAATAAATTACAACTTCGCCACACTGAAGTATTACCTTTATTTGCCCGTTTATCTAACAGTGAACAAAATCGAATTTTTCATCCCCATAATGGCAGACGTATTATTTTAGCAACTAACGTTGCCGAAACTTCATTAACTGTACCAGGTATTAAATACGTTATTGATACGGGGTTCGCCCGCGTCAGTCGTTATAGTTATCGTACTAAAGTACAACGACTTCCAATAGAGCCTATTTCTCAAGCATCAGCCAATCAAAGGAAAGGGCGTTGTGGTCGTGTTTCTGATGGTATTTGTATTCGTCTTTATTCAGAAGATGATTTTATTTCTCGTGCTGAGTTTACTGATCCTGAAATATTAAGAACTAACCTTGCATCTGTTATTTTGCAAATGACCTCAATAGGATTAGGTGATATTGGTGCGTTCCCATTTGTACAGCCACCCGATAAACGTAATATTCAAGATGGTGTTCGATTATTAGAAGAGCTAGGAGCATTACAAGAGGGAACAGATAATAATGGCGCTTATCGTTTAACCCCTATGGGAAAACAACTTGCACAACTTCCTATTGATCCTCGTTTAGCAAGAATGGTACTTGAAGCGCGTAAATATGGTGCTGTTAAAGAGTTGATGGTTATTACTTCCGCGCTTTCAATTCAAGATCCTCGTGAAAGACCGATGGATAAACAACAAGCTTCTGATGAGAAACATCGGCGCTTCCAAGATAAAGATTCTGATTTCTTGTCTTTTTTAAACATGTGGGATTATTTAAAAACTCAACAAAAAGAGTTGAGTCATTCCCAGTTTAGAAAACTGTGTCGCCAAGAATTTTTAAATTTTATGCGCGTTCGAGAGTGGCAAGATGTTTATACGCAATTACGACAAGTTGTGAAAGAATTAGGTTTTCCAGTTAATAGTGAGCCTGCTGATTTTAGAAGTGTTCATGTCGCACTCCTAAGCGGTTTATTGTCGCATATTGGACAAAAAGATGCAGATAAACAAGAGTTCACAGGTGCAAGAAATGCTCGTTTTTCTATTTATCCTGGCTCAGGTCTATTCAAAAAACCGCCTAAATGGACAATGGTGGCGGAGCTTGTCGAAACATCTCGTTTATGGGGGAGAATTGCGGCTCGGATTGAACCAGAATGGATTGAACCTATTGCTGAACATTTGGTGAAACATCAATATAGCGAACCTCATTGGTCAAAAGCGCAAGGTGCTGTAATGGCTAATGAAAAAGTAACATTGTATGGTTTACCTATCGTTGCCTCTCGACCTATAAATTATAGTCAAATTGATCCGCTTTTATGCCGTGAACTCTTTATTCGACACGCCTTAGTGGAAGGGGATTGGCAAACTCGTCATGCATTTTTCCGTGACAATTTAAAATTGCGGACAGAAGTTGAAGAGTTGGAACATAAATCCCGTCGTCGTGACATTCTTGTCGATGATGAAACAATGTTTACTTTCTACGATCAACGAATACCTCAGGATGTTGTTTCATCTCGGCATTTTGATAAATGGTGGAAAGAGGCACAGAAAACATCACCTGATCTGCTTAACTTTGAAAAAAGTATGCTTATCAAAGATGATGCTAAACGAGTTAGTGCATTAGATTATCCGAACTACTGGCAACAAGATAATTTAAAATTACGCTTAACCTATCAATTTGAACCGGGTACTGCGGCTGATGGTGTCACTGTCCATATTCCATTACCTATTTTAAATCAGGTAAAAGACGAAGGTTTTGATTGGCAAATTCCGGGTATTCGTCATGAATTGATTGTGGCCTTGATTAAGTCATTACCAAAACCTATCCGCCGTAATTTTGTACCAGCACCTAACTATGCCTCTGCTTTTTTAGAGCGTGTACCTCAAGTTGAAGGTGATTTACTCGATAGACTTGAAAAAGAATTACGTCGTATGACGGGCGTGACCGTTGATAGAGAGAGTTGGCAGCTTGATCAAGTTGCCGAACACTTAAAAATGACATTTCGTGTTGTTGGCGATAAAAATAAAATTCTGGCAGAAAGTAAAGATCTCAATAAATTAAAAGAGAACTTAAAGGAAAAAGTGCAAGAAACTTTATCGGCTGTGGCTGATGATGGTATTGAGCAGCAAAATCTGCATATTTGGAGTTTTGGTGATTTGCCTCAGCGTTATGAGCAAAAACGCGGTGGTTATTCAGTGAAGGCTTATCCGGCACTTGTTGATGAAAAAAATAGTGTAGGTATTAAGCTTTTTGAAACAGAAACTGAACAGCAAGCTTCAATGTGGGAAGGGGTACGACGGTTATTATTATTAAATATTCCTTCACCGATTAAATACTTGCATGAAAAATTACCAAATAAAGCAAAACTTGGTCTTTATTTTAATCCTTATGGCAAAGTGCTTGATTTAATCGATGACTGTATCGCTTGTGGTGTTGATAAACTTATCTCATCTTATGGTGGTTTAATTTGGCAAGAAGACGAATATCAAAAGCTACAAGAGTATGTCAGAGCAGAATTAAATGATGCTGTGGTTGATATAGCAAAACAAGTTGAAGCAATTTTAACGCAAGTATTTGCCATCAATAAGCGTTTAAAGGGGCGGGTTGATATTAGTGTTGCTTTTGCATTATCTGATATTAAAGCCCAGCTTGGCCAGTTAGTTTTTCCTGGTTTTGTTACCTCTCACGGTTGGAAACGCCTTGCTGATATTCCTCGTTATTTAAGTGCGATTGAAAAACGAATGGAAAAATTGGCTATCGATCCTAATCGTGATCGTGCTCAAATGAGCCGAGTTGAAAATGTTATTCAGCAATGGCAACAATGGTTAGGCAAATTGACTGAAAAACAAAAACAGCAAGACGATGTACAAAATATTCGCTGGATGATAGAGGAGTTAAGAGTGAGTCTATTTGCTCAACAGATAGGAACACCTTATCCAATCTCAGATAAACGTATATTGCAGGCAATAGAACAAATAAGTTTTAACTAA
- a CDS encoding fimbrial protein, with product MKKNLLSMLILSTTFLSTQSNALEYTEKNVGTITINGSVTANPTCQLQDIQPVQLPPVQANNFGDNHIAKTDAQPLSIQFTNCSESLSNIQLKIPKQTKNSLVNQADNGSNVNIAIFDSEKNIIQLSNERPKAFNLNIDKNAKTADFSFEVNYMKPNGLDATPGLVRSSLSFDVIYSDVAVD from the coding sequence ATGAAAAAAAATTTACTCTCAATGCTTATTTTATCTACAACTTTTTTATCAACCCAATCAAATGCGCTTGAATATACAGAAAAAAATGTAGGTACAATTACGATTAATGGTTCTGTTACAGCGAATCCCACTTGCCAATTACAAGATATACAACCTGTTCAATTACCCCCAGTTCAAGCAAATAATTTTGGAGATAATCATATAGCAAAAACTGATGCTCAACCGCTTTCCATTCAATTTACTAATTGTAGCGAAAGTCTTTCTAATATTCAGTTGAAAATTCCAAAACAAACAAAAAATTCATTGGTAAATCAAGCGGATAATGGCAGTAATGTTAATATTGCCATTTTTGATTCAGAAAAAAACATTATTCAATTAAGTAATGAAAGACCTAAAGCATTTAATTTAAATATTGATAAAAATGCTAAAACCGCTGATTTTTCATTTGAAGTCAATTATATGAAACCAAATGGATTAGATGCAACACCCGGCTTAGTAAGATCTAGCTTATCATTTGACGTTATTTATAGTGATGTCGCTGTAGATTAA